A window of Deinococcus cellulosilyticus NBRC 106333 = KACC 11606 genomic DNA:
CAGCATGTGGAGCACCTTCCCGATGGTGCGCCAGTACCTGTATGGTGCAACTGCCAGTTCCCTGAACGAGGCCCTGCTGTCCAAACACGAGATGGGCAAGGAAGTGCACGTGTACATTCCGGCCTACAGCGATGAGGAGTTCCCTCAGGTGCTGGAACTCGCGGACCACCTCACCTTCAACACCTTCACCCAGTGGGAGCGGTACAGGGATCAGGTGAAAGCCTACACCGAGCGCACCGGCAAGCACATTGGTTGTGCCATCCGCATCAACCCCGAGTACAGCGAGAACAAGGTGCCCCTTTACGACCCCTGTGTGCCATTCTCCCGTCTGGGTGTGACCCGCAGCCACTTCAGAGAAGACCTGCTGGACGGCATTGATGGCCTGCACTTCCACACCCTCAGTGCCAAGAACAGCGATACGCTGGAGCGCACCCTGGAAGTCGTCGAGGAGAAGTTCGGAGACCTGCTTCCCCGGATGAAGTGGGTCAACTTCGGGGGTGGGCACCACATCACCAACAAGAATTACGATGTGGACCGCCTGATCCGCGTGGTGAAAGCCTTCCGTGAAAAGTGGGATGTGGATGTGATTCTGGAGCCCGGAGAAGCGGTGGGCTGGCAGACTGGATGGCTGGTGTCCAGCGTTCTGGACGCTTTCAACAACGGCATGAACATGGCCATGCTGGACGTGAGCGTCTCGGCCCACATGCCCGACTGCCTGGAGATGCCTTACCGCCCGGACATCCTGAACGGGGATGAGCCTGGCGAGAAACCTTTCACCTACCGTCTGGGTGGAGGGACCTGTCTGGCCGGAGACATCATCGGGGATTATTCTTTCGATGCCCCTCTGCAGGTCGGTTCCCGCATTGTCTTTGAAGACATGATTCACTACACGATGGTGAAAACCACCTTCTTCAATGGGGTGAAGCACCCCAGCATCGGCATCTGGACCCTGGACGGTGAATTCCGTCTGGTGAAGGATTTCGGTTATGAGGAATTCAAAGCCAAACTGAGCTGAAAACACCAGCCCCTGGGCCTGATCTTTGCAGAAAGGTCAGGCTTTTTGCTTGATGTAACGGTCGCGGATCAGGCGCATCTGGCCCCGGTGGTTCAATTCGTCTTCAAACACATGGAACCATGCGAAGAAATTGTTGCTCTGTCTGTCATGCCACCAGGCCCGGGTGATCTGCAGAAAAGCATCGTCTCTTTCGCGGAAGGCTGCGAGGGTCTTCTCGCGCACCTCTGCCAGGGTCTGGATGTAAAAGTCTGCGGTGTGCCCCCGGATGGTCTTGCGGCCTTTTTCACCCAGTTCCAGGGCTGCATTCCAGCGCTCTGCCTCTTCAACATTGGGTTCTTCGCGGCCTTCAAAGGTGAGGATCTGGTACACCGCCTCGACCGCAGCGATGTGCAGGGCCAGCATGCCGATGGAGTTGCCGTCAGGATGGGGCAGGAAATCCAGCTGTTCGGGGGTCAGGTCCCGAATTTCCATCAGGGTGGTTGCTCTGGTGTACTCCATCATGCCGATCAGGGTTCCAAGGTCATGGCTGAAACCTTCTCTTTCCCCGATCAGGAACAGGTTTTCAGGTGGTTGCATGGTTGAAGTCTATGCCACAAAAGGTTTGAGGGCCTGAGCCATTTGCCTTATGCAGCACAGGCCAGACATGCCTGGGGTTCAGTATGCTGGTAAACATGAAACATTTTGTGTTGATGGCTGCCCTGCTGGTTGCGTCTGCCCAGGCCCAGAACCAGATGGGGCAGAGCGCCCAGAGCAAAGGCCCTGTGAAGGTGGTCCTGAAGGAAACAAAGACAGAACAGACCGCTGCTGGCACCATCCGTTTTTATGAGGACACCAACACCACCGGAGCCCTGCATACCACCGAGACTGTGACCTATCCCTTTTACCCTCCGGTCAGAGGTCTGCACTTCCCTTACTGGGCCAACTGTGGCATCTACCTGAAAGCCATTGATCCTCGCCTCGCTGTGCACAGCCTGGAACACGGTGCCCTGTGGGTCACGTACAAGTCCAGCACCGATGCCAGAAAGCTGGCTTTCTTGCAGACACTGGTGAAGGGCAACCCTTACCGTCTGATGTCGATGGAGCCAAAACAGAAAGCAGATGTGGTGCTGAGCGCCTGGGGTGTGCAACTCGTGGTCACGAACTGGGATGAGAAGGCCATCAAGGCCTTTGCAGACAAATACACCAATGGCCCCACCACACCAGAGCCAGGAGCGCCCTGCTCTGGAGCCATCACCCCGTAAAAAAGAAAGAGGGCAAGGCATGCCTTGCCCCTACAAGAATCTTGACTTCAATACCTGATTTTGTCCTGGCTGTCTTTCCAGGCTTTGAAGGCTTTCAGGCCTTCTTCGCGGGCTTCCTGAATCATGGGAAGCCTGCGGTCCTCAATGGGCCGTGCGAACTCCTGGTAGATGAATTCATCATCGAAGTCGATGTCGGCGGCATCGGCCTGGGTGGCTGCGTAATACACCCTGTCCAGTCTGGCCCAGTAAATGGCACCGAGGCACATTGGACAGGGTTCACAGCTGGTGTAGATTTCACAGCCGGACAGGTCAAAGGTTCCGAGGGCCTTTGCCGCTTCCCGAATGGCCGTCACTTCGGCGTGGGCGGTGGGGTCGGGGGTGGATGTGACCAGGTTCATGCCCCGGGCAATGATCTGGCCCTCTTTGACGATGACCGCCCCGAAAGGTCCACCTTTGCCACTGAGCACGTTCTCCAGTGCGATTTGTCCAGCTTCCTGCATGAATTCACTCATGGTTTCCTCCATGAAACACCCCGAGACAGAGGACCTCGCCCCACATGTCCGGGGTGCGCGTGGTTGGTCCTCTGGGCTCTCTGGTTATCCACGCTGAACAGCGAGCGCCTCCATTGTAGCAGGAGAGCGGTCAGCGATCAGCAGTCAGCATTCAGCCAGGGCTTTTTGCATTTCTCAGGGAGAGGCTGAATTGGAGATCATCATTTTCTTGATTGAGTGTCCCTGACGGATTCCACCTATGATCAACACAATCTCTGAAAGACATCACCTTCAGAATTTTTTGCTGATGGCTGATCGCTGAATGCTGATGGCTCGATCAAAAGTCACTCACATCATGATCTCATCAAAAACCGCCCTTTAGATTGAAGCATGAAGTCGAAACTGTTTTACGGCTGGATTGTGGTGCTTGTGACGGCCCTGGTGGCCCTGTACGCTGCAGGGGCCCGTTCTTCTCCAGGGGTCTTTCTGCTGCCCATGCAGGACGATCTGGGCTGGAGCAAGGCCACCCTGTCGTTTGCGGTTTCCATTGGTCTGGTGATGCTTGGCCTTGGGGGTCCCATCAGCGGATGGTTGATTGATCGTTATGGTCCCAGGCGCATCACCCTGATTGGTTTGCTGCTCACTGCCGTGAGTTTTGCCGTCAGCAGCCTGACAAAAACCGTGTGGCAACTGGACCTCTTCTGGGGTTTTTTCAGTGGTCTGGGCACCGGGCTCATTGGCAGTGTGCTGGGAGCCACCGTGGCGGCCCGCTGGTTTTTTGCCCGCAGAGGTCTTGTGACAGGGATTTTCGGGGCCAGCATGAGTGCAGGACAGCTGATTTTCGTGCCCCTGCTTTCTGTGCTGGTGGCCCAGGTGGGCTGGCGGGACAGCAGCCTGATCATTGGAGGTCTGGCTGTGGTGATGCTCCTTCCCACCCTCTTTTTCATGAAAGACGAACCCCAGGATGTGGGTGTGGTTCCCCTTGGTGCAAATCCCGGTCAGGAGGTTCCCCGCAACCGCCCGGACGCCACCGTGATGGGCAGGGCGATTCGCAGCCTCGATTTCTGGTTGCTTTGCGCCACCTTTTTTGTGTGTGGAGCCACATCCAATGGCATCATCGGGACCCACTTCATCGCCCACCAGCATGACCATGGGGTCAACGCGGGGGTGGCAGCAGGGTATCTGGCCCTGATGGGGGCCTTCAATTTTGTGGGCACCATTGCTTCTGGATGGCTCACGGATCGCTTTGATCCCAGAAAGCTGCTCTGCCTCTATTACATCTTCCGCGGTGCGTCCCTGTTTTTGCTGCCTTATGTGGATTCCACATTTGGAATTGCTGTGTTTGCTGTGCTGTTCGGGCTGGATTACATTGCCACAGTTCCGCCGACCACAGCCCTGGTGGCGGACCGATTTGGCCGGGCGAATGTGGGGACCGTGTATGGCTGGGTGTTCTGTGCCCATCAGGTGGGGGCTGCCCTCGCTGCCTGGGGCGGAGGAATGGCCCGGGATGCGCTGGGCAGTTATGCCCTGGCTTTCATCATTGCAGGAGCCATTGCCCTGCTGGGTGGCCTGCTGTCACTGGGCATCCGGCGTGTTCCCCAGGTGCTCAGGGCTTAAACCCATGCGCTGGGCGATCACGTCAAAGTCATGTTTGCTGATTTCAAAGTGGCCTTTTCTCAGCTGGAAGCCCCAGTTCCCATGGGTGAATTCCAGCTGTTCTTTGATGCTGTGGATGGGCACAGGGTTTACGTCCAGATACTGCACGTCTTTGCGGTAAGGGTGAAAGTCTGGCCACATCTCCACCTGATAGGGCTCTGCAGACTGCACCTGTCCCATGGCCGTGAACTCTTGAAGGGCTTCACCGGCAGGATAGGATGTTCTGGGGGAGTAGTAGATCAACATGTCTCCAGGTTGCATTTTCTTCAGAGGGGCCTGCTTGCCATGGCACACCTGGCAGAAGTTTCCCTGAACGCCTCTTTGCACGTGTTCCTGTGAAACCACACCAATCCAGTATCGGGTCATGGATATATGATATGTATACTTATAATAAAGATCAATGGTAAATGGCCTAAAGAAAACCTCCCTTTCGGGAGGCCAGATGGCGTAACACAGGCTCAAACAGGAACAGGGAAGGGGAGTGTTCCCTCATAGATCGAGCGGCCCACAATGGCCCCCTCAATGCCCAGTTCACGAAGCAGGGCCACATCTTCCACATCCCGCACTCCGCCACCAACGATCAATTCACCCTGCCATGCCTGACGCACCCGCACCATCAGGTCACGGTCCAGACCCTTCAGGGTGCCGTCTCTGGAAACATCGGTGAAGATCAGGGTCCTGAGGCCTCTGGAAGCCATGTTCTGGCAGAGGTCCTCAATGGAAACATCACTGTTTGTTCCCCAGCCTGCCACAGCCACGAAACCTCCTCTGGCGTCCAGGCTGACCACCACGCGCTCTGCTCCGAACACATCAATCAATTGACTGACCAGTTCGGGATTTTTCACGGCAGCTGTTCCAATCACCACCCGGCTGATTCCAGACTCCAGCAGGGACTGGGCAGCTTCAAAATCACGGATGCCTCCGCCCACTTCTACAGGAACGCCCAGGGTGGCAGCAATTTCAGAGATGATGGCCCTGTTCTCGCCCCGGCCTGTTGCAGCATCCAGATCCACCAGATGAACCAGACCTGCACCCAGACGGACCCAGTGCTGCGCTGCCTCCAGCGGACTGTTGAAATAAACGGTTTCCTTGTCCGGGTCGCCCTCATAAAGACGCACGGCCCGGCCTGACTGAATGTCCACACAGGGAATAACCAGACTCACGCCATCAGTATAAAACCCTGTGCTTTTTTCAGGGCACTTTGTGTAGAGTACCTGAATGAGGCAGAATAAATAAGAGAATTATGAAGCTTTTTGCAGGTTTGAGTCTGGTGGTCAGTGTCATTGTCACCTGGGTGCTGATGCTGACCCATCGCCCCACCGAGGTGTTGAGTCATGCGACCCTCTTTTCCTACCATGCTGTTCGTCCTCCACTGACCCCTGCCCAGGTTCTTCTGCTGGAAAAACTCAGCGAGCAGGGCATTCATCTGGAGGCTGTGGTGTTCACGGGAACCCATGAAGAGGTGTTGCTGAACATCCCACAACTCGGACAGCTTGATTGGCTGAGCCGCGAAGAGCCGTCTCGCAGAAATGCTGCAGCTGCATCACGCCTGAAACCTCTGATGCGTGCCGTCTGGCTGGTGGCTCAGGAGCAATTGCAGCAGGAAGACATCAACATCAATCAGATCAAAACGCTGGGGCTCTGGTACCCCCGGGATGCAGAGGGCCTGGAAATCACCAATACGCTTTCAAAATGGGGGCTGTAAATGCGAAAAAACTCGATCATCGCCTTGTGTGTTGTGATTCTGGTGCTGTCGCTGACCATGCAGCGCATGACCTCTCAGCTGGGGCAGACCGTTCCAAAACTCAGCGAACAGACCCGCACTTTGGCGCTTGCTGACCTGAAAACCCATTTTGCTTCCCAGGAGGTCAAACTCAGAACCCCAGGCAAAGTGCTGCTGGTGACCCTGAAAGAGCCCTTCAACCTCCCCACAGAAGCCGACCTCAACTGGCTCAGGGATTACTTTTTACAGAAGCCTGATTTCCAGTCTTTCCAAAAATATGAACTTCGATATGAAAGAGGAGGCAATAAAGGGAATTTTTCAGGTGTTTTGCGAGAAGCGACAAAGTGAGATGGCTCCTGTCAGTCGTTCAAAGCAAGTGAAGGTATGCATTTAAAAATGAGAAAGATAAAGATCTTTTCGGTTTTCAGCTGAAGCAAGCCTGACTCTCATCTGAAGTCTTACTGAATTCTGTCTAGAGGGGCTAAGAATAAAGGAAGAGGGATTTCTTACAATTCAATTACTAGACCACGCTCGGGACTTTTTCCTCTGTGAACGCCCGAGAGAAAGGCCAGAGCATGGAGTTTGAACCTTCCCTTAATGCCCTCTCCATGGAGTTGTTCGACCGGGTCGCTGAGTCCCTGTGGCAACTCTTCCTCGCAGAAATGCCCACCCTGGACATGAGTGCACAGGACTACAACGACCTGCTGCGTCTGAACCCACATCTGGAAGTCAAAATCAACCAGATCATGGACAGCCTGAACTACACCCCCACCTACTTTCAGGGGTGCTGGGCCTGGGTCATCGCCAAAGGTCCCTGGCCCATGGAGAAAGGCTGGCCCGCAGGCATCGACACCCCCATGCAGGCCTGGGAGTTCTGGCACAACACCCGTGGATGGCCCTCCGACATGGACCACCTTGCAGAAGCCCGGTCCCTCAAGGCTGTTCTGGACCGTCGCAACGCAGCCTAAACACAAGAAAACCAGGAACCCCGAGCTGGAAGCATCTGAGCTGAGAATATAGGGCGAGGCATGCCTCACCCGTGGCTTTGCAGGACATCCAGACCAGAAATCTGAATGAAAAGCAAAAACCCCTTCTTTGCAGAAGGGGTTCCTTTTGGTGCCGAAGAGGGGACTTGAACCCCTACGCCCGTGAAGGCGCTAGTCCCTGAAACTAGTGCGTCTACCAATTCCGCCACCTCGGCGCTCAGGGCGAGAAATAGAATATGCGATTTTGAGGGAATCGTCAAGGGGGTAGGAGATCAGACACGAGAGGTGGTCTTTGTGTCGTGCTGCACGTAGAAAAAATTGTGTGGAGTTGGGATGACTCGCATATAAGCCATTTGGCTTATTCTGGTGATTTGCACTGCAAGAGCAGGGGTTGTGAGAAGACCTGGGTCTCAGGATGACAGTCCTGGGATAGATTCCTGAGCGGTTGCAGATGATCCTCTGAGCTTTTCCCAGAAGCGAGGTGTTGCTAGGCACGAGAATATGATTTTTGTCAAGACGCCTAAACACATTTAACTTTTTGGTGTTCTGCAGAGCAAAGAGCACCCCCATCCCCCTTGCATGATCCGGGTTTATGGGGTACACTTACAAAGTTGCAATTCCCGAGTGGGAGTTAGAAACAAAGCTGAAATTCTTTAGTGGGCCACAAAAATCCCACTCAAAGGGAGTGATTACACTGCCAACCGTTAACCAACTTCTCCGCAAAGGTCGCGCTGTTCTGAAGAAGAAGAGCAAAGTGCCCGCGCTGAAAAGCAGCCCCTTCCGCCGTGGTGTGTGCACCGTCGTGAAAACCACCACCCCCAAAAAACCAAACTCCGCTCTGCGTAAGATTGCCCGTGTGCGTCTGACCAGCGGCTTCGAAGTCACTGCTTACATCCCCGGTGAAGGCCACAACCTGCAAGAGCACTCTGTGGTTCTGATCCGTGGTGGTCGTGTGAAAGACTTGCCAGGTGTGCGTTACCACATCGTCCGTGGTTCCCTCGACACCGCAGGTGTGAAAGACCGTAAGCAGAGCCGTTCCAAATACGGCGCCAAGCGTCCCAAGCCCGGCCAGGCTGCCGCAGCTGGGAAGAAGAAGTAAGGGGTTTAGGACATGGCAAGACGTCGTAGAGCAGAAGTACGCGAAGTACAACCCGATCTGGTGTACCAGTCCACACTGGTGAGCTCCATGATCAACAAAATCATGCGCGATGGCAAAAAGAACCTGGCAAGCCGTATTTTCTACGGAGCCTGCCGTCTGATCCAGGAGCGCACCGGCCAGGAGCCCCTCAAGGTTTTCATGCAGGCGTATGACAACGTCAAGCCCCGCGTGGAAGTCCGCTCCCGCCGCGTCGGCGGTTCCACCTACCAGGTGCCCGTCGAAGTCAGCGCCCGCCGCGCCCAGAGCCTGGCCATCCGCTGGATGATCCTCGCCAGCGACAGCCGTCCTGAGCGCACCGCCATTGAGCGCGTTGCCGGAGAAATCCTCGACGCAGCCCAGGGCCGTGGCGGCGCCATCAAGAAGAAAGACGACGTGGAGCGCATGGCCGAAGCCAACCGCGCCTACGCCCACTACAGGTGGTAATGCATGGCTAACGAGTATCTCAACCGCTTCCGCAACATCGGGATTGCCGCGCACATCGACGCCGGCAAGACCACCACCACCGAGCGCATCCTGTACTACACCGGCCGGACCCACAACATCGGTGAAGTGCACGAAGGCGCCGCAACCATGGACTGGATGGCCCAGGAGCGCGAGCGTGGCATCACCATCACCGCTGCTGCCACCACCGCCCACTGGGTGCGTCACGGCACCGACTACACCGTCAACATCATCGACACCCCCGGTCACGTGGACTTCACCATCGAAGTGGAGCGTTCCATGCGCGTGCTGGACGGCGCTGTTGCAGTGTTCGACTCCAGCCAGGGTGTGGAGCCCCAATCCGAAACCGTGTGGCGTCAGGCCGACCGTTACGGCGTGCCCCGCATCGCTTTCGCCAACAAGATGGACAAAACCGGCGCCAGCTTTGAACTCGTGATCAACGACATCAAAGAGCGTCTCGGTGCCATCCCCGCCCCTGTGCAGTACCCCATGGGCGAAGAGAGCGACTTCAAAGGCATCATCGACATCGTGCGCATGCGTGCCTACACCTACACCAACGACCTCGGAACCGACATTCAGGAACACGACATTCCTGAGCAGTTCATGGACAAGGTGCAGGAAATGCGCGCCCAGCTGATCGAAGCTGCCGCCGAAGTGGACGAAGAAGTCATGATGATGTACCTGGAAGGCGAAGAGCCCTCCGTGGAGCAGATCGTGGCCGCCCTGCGTAAGGGGACCATCGCCCAGAAAATCTTCCCTGTGCTGTGCGGAAGCGCCCTGAAGAACAAAGGCGTTCAGCTGCTGCTCGACGCGGTGATCGACTACCTGCCCAGCCCCCTCGAAGTGC
This region includes:
- the rpsG gene encoding 30S ribosomal protein S7 → MARRRRAEVREVQPDLVYQSTLVSSMINKIMRDGKKNLASRIFYGACRLIQERTGQEPLKVFMQAYDNVKPRVEVRSRRVGGSTYQVPVEVSARRAQSLAIRWMILASDSRPERTAIERVAGEILDAAQGRGGAIKKKDDVERMAEANRAYAHYRW
- the rpsL gene encoding 30S ribosomal protein S12; translated protein: MPTVNQLLRKGRAVLKKKSKVPALKSSPFRRGVCTVVKTTTPKKPNSALRKIARVRLTSGFEVTAYIPGEGHNLQEHSVVLIRGGRVKDLPGVRYHIVRGSLDTAGVKDRKQSRSKYGAKRPKPGQAAAAGKKK
- a CDS encoding EVE domain-containing protein produces the protein MTRYWIGVVSQEHVQRGVQGNFCQVCHGKQAPLKKMQPGDMLIYYSPRTSYPAGEALQEFTAMGQVQSAEPYQVEMWPDFHPYRKDVQYLDVNPVPIHSIKEQLEFTHGNWGFQLRKGHFEISKHDFDVIAQRMGLSPEHLGNTPDAQ
- a CDS encoding MFS transporter, which codes for MKSKLFYGWIVVLVTALVALYAAGARSSPGVFLLPMQDDLGWSKATLSFAVSIGLVMLGLGGPISGWLIDRYGPRRITLIGLLLTAVSFAVSSLTKTVWQLDLFWGFFSGLGTGLIGSVLGATVAARWFFARRGLVTGIFGASMSAGQLIFVPLLSVLVAQVGWRDSSLIIGGLAVVMLLPTLFFMKDEPQDVGVVPLGANPGQEVPRNRPDATVMGRAIRSLDFWLLCATFFVCGATSNGIIGTHFIAHQHDHGVNAGVAAGYLALMGAFNFVGTIASGWLTDRFDPRKLLCLYYIFRGASLFLLPYVDSTFGIAVFAVLFGLDYIATVPPTTALVADRFGRANVGTVYGWVFCAHQVGAALAAWGGGMARDALGSYALAFIIAGAIALLGGLLSLGIRRVPQVLRA
- a CDS encoding mycothiol transferase, with product MQPPENLFLIGEREGFSHDLGTLIGMMEYTRATTLMEIRDLTPEQLDFLPHPDGNSIGMLALHIAAVEAVYQILTFEGREEPNVEEAERWNAALELGEKGRKTIRGHTADFYIQTLAEVREKTLAAFRERDDAFLQITRAWWHDRQSNNFFAWFHVFEDELNHRGQMRLIRDRYIKQKA
- a CDS encoding nucleoside deaminase, whose amino-acid sequence is MSEFMQEAGQIALENVLSGKGGPFGAVIVKEGQIIARGMNLVTSTPDPTAHAEVTAIREAAKALGTFDLSGCEIYTSCEPCPMCLGAIYWARLDRVYYAATQADAADIDFDDEFIYQEFARPIEDRRLPMIQEAREEGLKAFKAWKDSQDKIRY
- the hisA gene encoding 1-(5-phosphoribosyl)-5-[(5-phosphoribosylamino)methylideneamino]imidazole-4-carboxamide isomerase, which produces MSLVIPCVDIQSGRAVRLYEGDPDKETVYFNSPLEAAQHWVRLGAGLVHLVDLDAATGRGENRAIISEIAATLGVPVEVGGGIRDFEAAQSLLESGISRVVIGTAAVKNPELVSQLIDVFGAERVVVSLDARGGFVAVAGWGTNSDVSIEDLCQNMASRGLRTLIFTDVSRDGTLKGLDRDLMVRVRQAWQGELIVGGGVRDVEDVALLRELGIEGAIVGRSIYEGTLPFPVPV
- the nspC gene encoding carboxynorspermidine decarboxylase, with translation MTTEIFPVEKIPFDQMPSPCFVLDESRLKHNLEILKRVQDESGAHIICALKGYSMWSTFPMVRQYLYGATASSLNEALLSKHEMGKEVHVYIPAYSDEEFPQVLELADHLTFNTFTQWERYRDQVKAYTERTGKHIGCAIRINPEYSENKVPLYDPCVPFSRLGVTRSHFREDLLDGIDGLHFHTLSAKNSDTLERTLEVVEEKFGDLLPRMKWVNFGGGHHITNKNYDVDRLIRVVKAFREKWDVDVILEPGEAVGWQTGWLVSSVLDAFNNGMNMAMLDVSVSAHMPDCLEMPYRPDILNGDEPGEKPFTYRLGGGTCLAGDIIGDYSFDAPLQVGSRIVFEDMIHYTMVKTTFFNGVKHPSIGIWTLDGEFRLVKDFGYEEFKAKLS
- a CDS encoding DUF3105 domain-containing protein, with the translated sequence MKHFVLMAALLVASAQAQNQMGQSAQSKGPVKVVLKETKTEQTAAGTIRFYEDTNTTGALHTTETVTYPFYPPVRGLHFPYWANCGIYLKAIDPRLAVHSLEHGALWVTYKSSTDARKLAFLQTLVKGNPYRLMSMEPKQKADVVLSAWGVQLVVTNWDEKAIKAFADKYTNGPTTPEPGAPCSGAITP